In a genomic window of Silurus meridionalis isolate SWU-2019-XX chromosome 27, ASM1480568v1, whole genome shotgun sequence:
- the LOC124380923 gene encoding natterin-3-like — MRAALALVLAVLQLCASPLHSVPTPDLTAENKNHLNIALGDVVPPLDAWTTVVNSDSPPELEYKEEGGSAFMFQENVNLKWVSWEGSLPNGAVGIYNGYAGRNDFVCKFNCEAGFFNPSKGPYCKYPYADAEYTASKFEVLVNEDHFEFLEWKQGSYGSVAEHSVKTCPGIDIFVGKNKYGLGKIVTKHEAFFLPWEGKEYWYKSYDALAINRDTYNQQISNVVYAIDQVKLFHHPPETIQMARGTNYECSSIEKTVLLQKSSTVEKFWDIGRETRNGSISTMKGKIPIINPDNVDFTKEQTVSFSEGTRMVETISHSMSVQVLVPPNHSCLVRMEARRMTADIPFTARLSRTYANGNTHWTTVTGTYDGVKIGEINAVVERCTPIPDAPPCFSENE, encoded by the exons ATGAGGGCAGCACTTGCTTTAGTGTTAGCAGTATTGCAGCTTTGTGCATCACCTCTGCACTCAGTCCCCACGCCAGATCTTACTGCAGAAAACA AGAACCATCTAAACATTGCTTTGGGGGATGTGGTCCCACCTCTTGATGCCTGGACTACAGTCGTAAATTCTGATTCTCCTCCAGAGTTAGAATACAAGGAAGAGGGGGGCTCAGCGTTCATGTTTCAGGAAAATGTCAACTTAAAATGGGTTAGCTGGGAAGGCTCACTTCCAAATGGGGCAGTAGGCATCTACAATGGTTATGCAGGACGCAATGACTTTGTTTGCAAATTCAACTGTGAGGCTGGATTTTTCAACCCAAGCAAAGGCCCATACTGCAAATATCCTTATGCAGATGCTGAATACACGGCCTCTAAGTTTGAGGTGTTGGTCAATGAGGACCATTTTGAGTTCCTTGAATGGAAACAAGGCTCCTATGGTTCTGTGGCCGAACACTCGGTGAAGACTTGTCCTGGAATTGACATCTTTGTtggcaaaaacaaatatggGCTTGGCAAAATTGTTACTAAACATGAGGCTTTCTTCCTGCCTTGGGAAGGCAAGGAGTACTGGTACAAATCATATGATGCCCTGGCCATTAACAGAGACACCTACAACCAGCAAATCTCCAATGTTGTTTATGCAATTGACCAGGTCAAGTTATTCCATCATCCACCAGAGACCATTCAAATGGCCAGGGGCACCAACTATGAGTGCTCCAGCATTGAGAAGACAGTCCTTTTGCAGAAATCTAGCACTGTAGAGAAGTTCTGGGACATTGGTAGAGAAACCCGCAATGGATCCATCTCAACCATGAAAGGGAAAATCCCAATCATCAACCCAGACAATGTCGACTTCACCAAGGAGCAAACAGTAAGTTTTTCTGAGGGAACAAGGATGGTGGAGACTATCAGCCACTCCATGTCTGTACAGGTCTTGGTCCCACCAAACCATTCATGCTTGGTGAGAATGGAGGCGAGAAGGATGACTGCTGATATCCCGTTCACAGCCCGGCTGAGTCGTACATACGCCAATGGAAACACTCACTGGACCACTGTCACTGGGACATATGATGGTG
- the LOC124380924 gene encoding natterin-3-like — MKLFAVITLLQLGAFCVLATEPRINLKEIVEKSVPTKKAPLLNPLLEGKVPPLISNDPITGPLTPPELEEPLSYSSLFGENVNLNWTKWEGSLPQGAVGIYNGYTKRSDYICKYNCEAGFYTPSKGPYCNYPYGDREYHAPEFEVLVNIDNFEFVEWKEDSYGSVPKHAIRTCGGVGIFVGKNKYGLGKVVPQFEAFFLPWEGDEYWYKKYEVLAINRDVYSQHISHVEYGINEVELFQYPPETMRISSVTNNDCQTVTKTVKISKTSEVESTWSIGRTTMLGVTAGITAKIPLIGSGKVEFTAEKSLQFNRGTTLVEALSHEVSVQLTVPPNHSCTARMEGRKMTADIPFKARLSRTYANGETQWTSINGVYDGIQIGEVRAVVDRCEPIPDAKPCPSAV; from the exons ATGAAACTGTTTGCTGTCATCACCCTTCTTCAGCTGGGGGCTTTCTGTGTACTTGCCACAGAACCACGAATCAACTTAAAAGAGATAGTAGAGAAAAGTGTACCTACAAAAAAAG CACCTCTTTTGAACCCACTCCTAGAGGGTAAAGTCCCACCTCTAATTAGCAATGATCCAATTACTGGCCCACTTACACCCCCAGAGCTTGAGGAACCATTGAGCTATTCAAGTCTTTTTGGCGAGAATGTCAATCTAAACTGGACAAAATGGGAGGGCTCTCTTCCTCAAGGTGCAGTTGGCATCTACAATGGTTACACAAAGCGTTCTGATTACATCTGCAAATACAACTGTGAAGCAGGTTTTTACACTCCCAGCAAAGGGCCATACTGCAACTACCCCTATGGTGATAGAGAATACCATGCCCCTGAGTTTGAAGTTTTAGTCAATATAGACAACTTTGAGTTTGTGGAGTGGAAGGAAGATTCATATGGTTCTGTACCCAAACATGCCATTAGAACATGTGGAGGTGTTGGCATTTTTGTTGGCAAGAACAAGTATGGGCTTGGTAAAGTTGTACCGCAATTTGAAGCCTTCTTCCTGCCATGGGAGGGTGATGAGTACTGGTACAAGAAATATGAAGTTCTGGCCATCAACCGTGATGTGTACTCCCAACATATCTCTCATGTTGAGTATGGTATTAATGAAGTTGAGCTCTTCCAATACCCACCAGAGACCATGCGGATCTCCAGTGTTACCAACAATGACTGCCAGACAGTAACCAAAACAGTGAAAATCTCCAAGACGTCAGAGGTAGAGAGCACCTGGAGCATTGGTCGTACCACCATGCTTGGTGTTACAGCAGGCATCACTGCCAAGATCCCTCTTATTGGCAGTGGCAAAGTGGAATTCACTGCAGAAAAGTCCTTGCAGTTCAACCGTGGCACAACACTAGTCGAAGCTCTTAGTCATGAAGTGTCAGTTCAGCTAACAGTGCCACCCAATCACTCTTGTACTGCACGCATGGAGGGCCGCAAGATGACCGCTGACATCCCCTTTAAAGCAAGGCTCAGTCGAACATACGCCAATGGAGAAACCCAATGGACTTCCATCAATGGTGTCTATGATGGCATACAGATAGGAGAAGTCAGAGCAGTGGTGGACCGCTGTGAGCCTATTCCAGATGCCAAGCCATGTCCATCAGCTGTATAG
- the LOC124380866 gene encoding protein FAM163B: MSAGTVVITGGIIAAVILLTIVTVLCCCRLQYYCCKSDGSAEDEEEEEKEKEPEFTKSLPGPAHQSKPTNTSSSLLPLSPLIPPSLLTSPSRLSLPCPPERSSFNQFPKTTEHHKPNGPAICRRYSAALSPDPIHSHMFCPSCSGLLPFYLPREQEVRNGGGRISYRSLEQQEVDLPMDIPSYNKLNLIRSITMREMVSHQSISTDV; encoded by the exons ATGTCAGCCGGAACAGTGGTCATCACAGGTGGAATCATTGCTGCAGTCATCTTATTGACTATTGTTACAGTGTTGTGTTGCTGTAGACTGCAG TATTACTGTTGTAAGAGTGATGGCTCAgcggaggatgaggaagaggaggagaaggagaaggagccTGAATTCACCAAATCCTTACCCGGACCTGCACATCAGTCAAAACCTACAAACACTTCGAGTTCTCTACTACCACTGAGCCCTCTGATTCCTCCAAGTCTTCTGACATCACCAAGCCGACTGAGTCTACCGTGTCCTCCAGAACGCTCATCCTTCAATCAGTTTCCCAAAACCACAGAACATCACAAGCCAAACGGGCCAGCCATTTGCAGACGCTATAGTGCTGCTCTATCCCCTGATCCCATACATTCCCACATGTTCTGCCCCTCATGCTCTGGTCTACTGCCGTTCTACCTGCCTCGAGAGCAGGAAGTAAGGAATGGGGGAGGAAGGATCAGCTACAGGAGCCTAGAGCAACAAGAGGTGGACCTGCCTATGGATATACCCAGTTATAACAAGCTTAACCTCATACGTTCTATCACCATGAGGGAGATGGTGTCACACCAGAGCATCAGTACTGatgtttaa
- the adamtsl2 gene encoding ADAMTS-like protein 2 — translation MMAWSRAQCAECFVVLLGLITLTFSLGNISSRVQDEGVASNSLEDGIEVTTYWWGEWAKWTACTRTCGGGVMSQERHCLKQRKRTTTGKDNMTCTGSAKRYHLCNTKDCPSTGRSFREEQCWSFNSQVFNGKSYHWKPLYPDDYVHISSNPCDLHCTTSDGQRQLMVPARDGTSCKYSNYKGVCVNGRCEPIGCDGILFSPNTLDKCGVCQGDGSSCSRITGNFRRGSSNLGYSFITQIPEGSWDIQIIERKKAADILAVTDQAGNFFFNGAYKVDSPQNFHVAGTIFKYRRPTDVYETGIEYIVAKGPINQPINVLVWNQNGRNPYITYEYTVMRDPLTPVSQPPIYTGSDGGSSHLVSMEINNMPTHNESINDKVVPEAQRKQNIGPGEVDKPGAETNEVYEDTAAVDCNQDAPTPLHFPDGNSSWPSGVVAPGTVTASRPTEEMVDSANFIWRMFLARCTLHINISTNQLLSEGESLISEAEPAELGYSSSEQGNINGSFLEFSLGRRRNDTGDLFQNRTLITSVRNGSRSNRTRNQQRVTGKNKLSSADMYRWKLSSQEPCSMTCSIGVTRSFAMCVRHDGVEVDDSYCDSLTRPEAVHDFCIGRECQPRWEASSWSECSRTCGEGFQFRLVRCWKMLAPGLDSSVYSDLCMDAELERPPERRSCKSPTCGPQWEMAEWLECPAKCGHRDLVTREVRCSDEVRPCDEATQPPSSKNCTGPPCDRQWTVSMWGPCSGLCGQGKMVRHVYCKTPEGRVVPESQCSLENKPLATHPCGDKECPPHWLTQDWERCNTTCGRGTKRRTVLCVGITGGKFQIHEEEECDASKRPEDEDTCFERPCFKWYMTPWSECTKTCGVGVRMRDVKCYQGRELVRGCDPLTKPVNKQTCALQPCPTEPPDDNCQDRPSTNCSLAIKVNLCSHWYYSKACCHSCRNQRTT, via the exons ATGATGGCCTGGTCAAGGGCTCAGTGTGCAGAGTGCTTTGTGGTCCTCCTGGGTCTCATAACGTTGACCTTTTCTTTGGGGAATATCTCAAGTAGAGTACAG GATGAGGGTGTAGCCTCTAACAGTCTGGAAGACGGAATAGAGGTGACTACGTATTGGTGGGGAGAATGGGCAAAGTGGACAGCCTGCACACGCACTTGTGGAGGGGGGGTCATGTCTCAGGAGAGACATTGTCTTAAGCAAAG AAAGAGAACAACAACTGGAAAGGACAACATGACATGTACAGGGAGTGCAAAAAGGTACCATCTCTGTAATACAAAG GACTGCCCCTCAACTGGAAGAAGCTTCCGAGAGGAGCAGTGCTGGTCATTTAACTCTCAGGTATTCAATGGAAAGAGCTACCACTGGAAACCCCTTTACCCAG ATGACTATGTTCACATCTCCAGCAATCCCTGTGACCTTCATTGCACTACTTCAGATGGTCAGAGGCAGCTAATGGTACCAGCCCGTGATGGGACTTCTTGCAAGTATAGCAATTATAAAGGAGTCTGTGTAAATGGCAGGTGTGAG CCTATTGGATGTGATGGCATTCTCTTCTCTCCCAACACACTGGATAAGTGTGGAGTGTGTCAAGGTGATGGGAGCAGCTGCAGTAGGATAACTGGTAACTTTCGTCGTGGGTCTTCTAACCTTG GATATTCCTTCATTACCCAGATCCCTGAAGGCTCATGGGACATCCAGATTATTGAGAGAAAGAAGGCTGCAGATATACTGG ctgtgaCAGATCAAGCAGGAAACTTCTTCTTTAATGGCGCTTACAAGGTGGACAGCCCTCAGAACTTCCATGTGGCAGGCACCATCTTCAAGTACCGGAGGCCCACCGATGTGTATGAGACGGGGATTGAGTACATCGTGGCGAAAGGGCCCATCAATCAGCCCATCAATGTTCTG GTTTGGAACCAGAACGGTCGCAACCCTTACATCACCTACGAGTACACAGTGATGCGAGACCCTCTTACTCCTGTCTCCCAGCCACCCATCTACACTGGCTCAGATGGAGGATCCAGTCACCTAGTCTCCATGGAGATTAACAATATGCCAACCCACAATGAGAGTATCAATGACAAAGTTGTCCCAGAGGCACAGAGGAAGCAGAACATTGGGCCTGGTGAAGTGGACAAACCCGGTGCAGAGACCAATGAAGTCTATGAGGACACTGCTGCTGTAGACTGTAATCAGGATGCTCCAACACCCCTGCATTTTCCAG ATGGAAATAGCAGCTGGCCAAGTGGAGTGGTTGCCCCTGGCACTGTAACTGCAAGCAGACCTACAGAGGAGATGGTGGATTCAGCAAATTTCATATGGAGGATGTTTCTTGCACGTTGCACATTGCACATTAACATTTCAACAAATCAGCTTCTTAGTGAGGGTGAAAGCCTCATCTCTGAAGCAGAACCAGCAGAATTGGGCTACAGCAGCTCAGAGCAAGGGAACATCAATGGATCGTTTCTTGAGTTCTCTCTAGGCCGTCGCCGCAATGACACAGGAGATCTTTTTCAGAACAGGACGCTGATTACCAGCGTAAGGAATGGCAGCCGTTCTAATCGCACCAG AAACCAACAGAGAGTTACTGGGAAGAACAAATTGAGTTCTGCAGATATGTATCGTTGGAAATTGTCCTCTCAGGAGCCATGCAGCATGACATGCTCAATAG GTGTGACAAGGTCCTTTGCTATGTGTGTACGGCATGATGGTGTTGAGGTAGACGACTCTTACTGTGACTCTTTGACTCGCCCTGAAGCAGTGCATGATTTCTGCATTGGAAGGGAGTGCCAGCCAAG GTGGGAGGCCAGCAGCTGGAGTGAGTGCTCACGGACCTGTGGTGAGGGTTTTCAGTTCCGGCTCGTGCGCTGCTGGAAGATGCTGGCACCTGGCCTGGATAGCTCAGTCTACAGCGATCTGTGCATGGATGCTGAGCTAGAGCGCCCTCCAGAGCGTCGGTCCTGCAAGAGCCCTACCTGTGGCCCACAGTGGGAAATGGCTGAGTGGTTAGAG tgccCAGCAAAATGTGGCCACAGAGATTTAGTGACTCGTGAGGTCAGGTGCTCAGATGAAGTCAGGCCATGTGATGAGGCAACTCAGCCTCCATCGTCCAAGAACTGCACTGGTCCACCTTGTGATCGCCAATGGACAGTCTCTATGTGGGGCCCG TGCTCAGGTCTTTGTGGACAGGGGAAGATGGTACGTCATGTGTACTGCAAAACCCCAGAGGGCCGAGTGGTGCCTGAGTCTCAGTGTTCACTAGAGAATAAACCATTGGCCACTCATCCCTGTGGAGATAAAGAGTGCCCACCACACTGGCTGACTCAAGACTGGGAAAGG TGTAACACAACATGTGGACGTGGAACAAAGCGAAGGACTGTGCTATGCGTTGGTATCACTGGTGGCAAGTTTCAAATTCATGAGGAAGAGGAATGTGATGCTAGCAAGCGACCAGAAGATGAGGACACTTGTTTTGAGAGACCTTGCTTCAAGTGGTATATGACTCCTTGGTCTGAG TGTACCAAGACATGTGGAGTGGGAGTGAGAATGAGGGATGTGAAATGCTACCAAGGAAGAGAACTTGTTCGTGGATGTGACCCTCTGACTAAGCCTGTTAACAAACAGACCTGTGCACTGCAGCCTTGCCCCACTGAACCACCAG ATGACAACTGCCAGGATCGTCCCAGCACCAATTGCTCTCTGGCTATTAAAGTCAACCTTTGCAGTCACTGGTATTACAGCAAGGCGTGTTGCCATTCGTGTCGGAATCAACGTACCACCTAG